From the genome of Nitrosopumilus sp., one region includes:
- a CDS encoding TIGR00300 family protein: MSKFSQDIEVSGHLIDSSILTKIFDKIMDLQGEFQVEEIEIGKKKMDQSFARLSITGKDQSHLDEILKTVYRLGAVSKIQNEILLKKSPKDCVMPDNFYSTTNNQTHVFHKGTWVLVGNMMMDKCIVVKGKKAFCVPVRDVKKNDQIIVGEMGVKIIPPERPREGVNVFEFMGSSSSSERPTQHIAKQVADDIYNTKKNGGKIVIVGGPAIVHTGADDAVSELIRSGYVGGVLAGNALAVHDIEYATLGTSLGMNVHDATLAYHGHRNHMDTINAVFKAGSIANMVKSKKLTKGIMYECVKNKVPFVLAGSIRDDGPLPDVITDVTQAQRQYKKVLKDADMVIMISTMLHSIATGNMLPAKVKVIVIDISQPTVTKLMDRGTWQAMGIVSDVGAFLPMIAQQLRDRK, translated from the coding sequence ATGAGTAAATTTTCTCAGGACATCGAGGTCAGCGGTCATCTTATTGACTCTTCCATCCTGACAAAAATTTTTGACAAGATAATGGATCTGCAAGGGGAGTTTCAGGTAGAGGAAATTGAAATTGGAAAAAAGAAAATGGATCAGTCTTTTGCACGATTATCCATTACGGGAAAAGACCAAAGCCATTTGGATGAAATATTAAAAACAGTTTATCGTCTGGGGGCCGTATCAAAAATTCAAAATGAAATCTTACTAAAAAAATCACCAAAGGATTGTGTAATGCCTGATAATTTTTACAGTACAACCAACAATCAGACCCACGTTTTTCACAAGGGAACATGGGTCCTGGTTGGAAACATGATGATGGACAAATGCATAGTTGTCAAGGGCAAGAAGGCGTTTTGCGTTCCTGTTCGGGATGTGAAAAAAAATGATCAGATTATTGTTGGCGAAATGGGGGTCAAAATAATTCCTCCTGAGCGTCCAAGGGAAGGCGTCAACGTTTTTGAATTCATGGGCAGCTCAAGCTCAAGTGAGAGACCTACCCAACACATAGCAAAACAGGTTGCAGATGACATTTACAATACCAAGAAAAACGGCGGAAAGATAGTCATCGTGGGAGGTCCCGCAATAGTGCATACTGGAGCTGACGATGCGGTATCTGAACTGATAAGATCTGGGTATGTTGGAGGCGTTTTGGCAGGAAATGCCCTTGCAGTGCATGACATAGAGTATGCCACTTTGGGAACCTCGCTTGGAATGAACGTTCATGATGCCACACTGGCATATCACGGACATAGAAATCACATGGATACAATCAACGCTGTTTTCAAGGCCGGCTCAATTGCAAACATGGTAAAATCCAAGAAACTGACCAAGGGAATAATGTACGAATGTGTAAAAAACAAGGTGCCATTTGTCTTGGCAGGATCAATCAGGGATGACGGGCCGTTGCCTGACGTAATCACCGATGTCACTCAGGCCCAAAGACAATACAAAAAAGTCCTAAAGGATGCAGACATGGTCATTATGATCTCCACCATGCTTCATTCAATTGCAACAGGAAACATGCTTCCTGCAAAGGTCAAAGTAATCGTAATTGACATCAGTCAGCCTACCGTTACCAAGCTCATGGACAGGGGAACGTGGCAAGCGATGGGAATCGTATCTGACGTTGGAGCATTCTTGCCGATGATTGCACAACAGCTTCGAGACAGAAAGTAA
- a CDS encoding hydrolase, translating to MSDSSKDELIDAQKQIIGILFEVIKRLQANNDLDEEYFQIISNDDRNDLRIKEIMGERTENAKIVGRLLEQLET from the coding sequence ATGTCAGACAGTAGTAAAGACGAGTTGATTGATGCGCAAAAGCAAATCATAGGAATTTTGTTTGAGGTAATCAAGAGGCTACAGGCAAACAACGATTTAGACGAGGAATACTTTCAAATCATTTCCAACGATGACAGAAACGATCTTCGAATAAAGGAAATAATGGGCGAAAGAACAGAAAATGCAAAAATTGTAGGCAGGCTGCTAGAACAACTTGAAACCTAG
- a CDS encoding tetratricopeptide repeat protein, translating to MDSLTRQGQFEKAIETYDKAIKVNHDFTEGWFRIVHTVYNNDQHDLAIQYFDQAIKIDPRHTDAYIGKVFTSMILERLVDAPKNADASVQTYPDKQACR from the coding sequence GTGGATTCCCTAACAAGACAGGGACAATTTGAAAAGGCAATTGAGACATATGATAAGGCAATTAAAGTCAATCATGACTTTACAGAAGGATGGTTTCGCATAGTCCATACAGTATACAACAATGATCAACATGACTTGGCCATACAGTATTTTGATCAGGCCATCAAGATAGATCCCAGACATACTGATGCATATATTGGCAAGGTATTCACATCAATGATTCTTGAAAGACTTGTTGATGCACCAAAAAATGCAGATGCATCTGTTCAGACATATCCCGACAAACAAGCATGCAGGTAA
- a CDS encoding HD domain-containing protein gives MMLDFFKIVANLKNVSRQGWIDKLSLSDPESVADHSYSMAIMSMVISDLENHDSEKILKMAMLHDLAESKTGDIIPDQIPREKKTALENKAFSEIVEHLPDAIKFQYLEIWDEYQENSSPESKIVHQIDRLEMALQARLYQKEGHPKEKLNSFFESAKKDIVHPKLKELFMQVMSDK, from the coding sequence ATGATGCTGGATTTTTTCAAGATTGTGGCAAATCTCAAAAATGTTTCAAGGCAGGGATGGATAGACAAGCTGTCCTTAAGTGATCCTGAATCTGTTGCAGACCATTCGTATTCCATGGCAATCATGTCCATGGTGATATCCGATTTGGAAAATCATGATTCTGAAAAAATTCTAAAAATGGCGATGCTTCATGACCTGGCAGAATCAAAGACGGGGGATATCATACCCGATCAAATCCCTAGGGAAAAAAAGACGGCGTTGGAAAATAAGGCATTTTCTGAAATTGTGGAACATCTGCCTGACGCAATAAAGTTCCAGTATTTGGAAATATGGGATGAATACCAAGAAAACAGTTCACCTGAGTCAAAAATTGTACATCAGATTGATAGACTGGAGATGGCGTTACAGGCAAGGTTGTACCAAAAAGAGGGCCATCCCAAAGAAAAACTGAATTCGTTCTTTGAATCTGCTAAAAAGGACATTGTTCATCCAAAACTAAAAGAATTATTCATGCAGGTGATGTCTGATAAATAA
- a CDS encoding cob(I)yrinic acid a,c-diamide adenosyltransferase — translation MKIYTKTGDDGNTGLQGNYRIAKSHPRILAYGTVDEANAALGIVLTNSLDDDVANLLTKIQNDLFVVGADLSNPNLNDVKNRVSLNLIELLEQHIDKFELELPPLTNFILPGGDTAAAQLHYVRTVIRRAETQTVQLSEKDEINSNCIKYLNRLSDLFFVMGRLINKRKNREDIVWKS, via the coding sequence ATGAAGATATACACAAAGACAGGTGACGATGGAAACACAGGTTTGCAAGGAAACTATAGAATAGCAAAATCACATCCGAGAATTTTGGCCTACGGTACGGTGGATGAGGCAAACGCCGCACTTGGAATAGTGTTAACCAATTCGTTGGATGATGATGTCGCCAATCTCCTGACAAAGATACAAAATGACCTGTTTGTTGTAGGTGCGGATCTTTCAAACCCCAACCTAAACGACGTAAAGAATAGGGTGTCATTGAATTTGATCGAATTGTTGGAACAGCACATAGATAAATTTGAGTTAGAGCTACCTCCCCTAACTAATTTTATTTTGCCTGGAGGAGACACAGCTGCAGCACAGCTGCACTATGTGAGAACAGTAATCAGGAGGGCTGAGACTCAAACGGTTCAGCTCAGTGAAAAGGACGAAATCAACTCCAATTGCATAAAATACCTTAACAGGCTATCGGATCTGTTTTTTGTAATGGGTCGCTTGATCAACAAACGAAAAAACAGAGAGGACATCGTATGGAAGAGCTAA
- a CDS encoding Lrp/AsnC family transcriptional regulator, translating to MVRAIILVKSPKKLISVRLKKVSLVTDSFPTSGQFDAVVIIDVEELSQIKDIANQIQKINGVERTETMVEVQ from the coding sequence ATGGTAAGGGCCATTATCTTGGTAAAATCGCCAAAAAAACTAATCTCAGTTAGACTGAAAAAAGTTTCACTAGTTACAGACTCATTTCCAACAAGCGGACAGTTTGACGCCGTTGTGATAATTGATGTTGAAGAACTTTCCCAGATCAAGGACATCGCAAACCAAATTCAGAAAATTAACGGAGTTGAAAGGACTGAAACCATGGTTGAGGTTCAATGA